A stretch of Cryptococcus neoformans var. neoformans JEC21 chromosome 10 sequence DNA encodes these proteins:
- a CDS encoding serine-type endopeptidase, putative: MRFTAASLLLLPLVALASPIAQPTLAPLEAPSGGDHIDDAYIVVFKKGVDASQIALHIGEVQELHAASPLHSSLTDDGEVDEGGLRHVYSPPSPSSSSGFFGYAGKFSPSTLDAIRAAPEVAYVEKDQIMTTLEVPRGVDDDASDEQVEQVDVSASGITTELGAPWGLARISHRDRLSLSTFQKYLYYSGGGDGVVAYVIDTGINTDHVEFEGRAVWGKTIPKNDVDKDGNGHGTHCAGTIGSRKYGVAKDVKLVAVKVLGSNGSGTMSDVIAGVLWAAEQATEDAERAAQEVATTGKTKHKGSVANMSLGGGRAKTLDDAVDAAVEAGLHFAVAAGNDNKDACNYSPAASKFAVTVGASTLGDERAYFSNHGKCVDIFAPGLNILSTWIGGNSTTNTISGTSMASPHVCGLLAYFVSIYGTESFPHIKSDFNESLAATRPSIVSMAYAQAYAMLPSLAQTVLPKPELLPVPPKNDTLTPDMLKKALVGLATKDMLSDLPEGSPNLLAYNNATLPKRK, from the exons ATGCGCTTCACCGCAGCCTCCCTGCTGCTCCTCCCCCTCGTGGCTCTCGCCTCGCCCATCGCCCAGCCCACCCTGGCGCCCCTCGAGGCCCCGTCAGGCGGCGACCACATCGACGACGCTTACATCGTCGTCTTCAAGAAGGGCGTTGATGCCAGCCAGATCGCCCTCCATATCGGAGAGGTCCAGGAGCTGCATGCTGCCAGC CCTCTTCACAGCTCCTTGACTGACGATGGCGAAGTCGATGAAGGAGGTTTGAGGCACGTCTActcccctccctccccaAGCTCCTCCTCTGGTTTCTTCGGTTATG CCGGCAAGTTTTCCCCTAGCACCCTTGACGCCATCCGAGCTGCTCCCGAGGTGGCCTATGTCGAGAAGGACCAGATCATGACCACTCTCGAGGTTCCCCGCGGCGTCGATGACGACGCGTCTGACGAGCAGGTCGAGCAGGTCGACGTTTCCGCCTCTGGTATTACCACTGAACTCGGTGCCCCCTGGGGTCTCGCCCGTATTTCCCACAGAGATAGGCTTAGCCTCTCCACTTTCCAAAAGTACCTTTACTATTCTGGGGGTGGCGACGGTGTTGTCGCTTATGTCATTGACACTGGTATTAACACTGACCACGTCGAATTCGAGGGTCGAGCCGTTTGGGGCAAGACCATTCCCAAAAATGATGTTGACAAGGATGGAAACGGTCACGGAACCCATTGCGCTGGTACTATTGGTTCTAGGAAGTACGGTGTCGCCAAGGATGTCAAGCTTGTTGCTGTCAAAGTTCTTGGTTCCAACGGTTCTGGTACTATGAGCGACGTCATCGCCGGTGTTCT CTGGGCTGCTGAGCAGGCGACCGAGGACGCCGAGAGGGCTGCCCAGGAAGTCGCCACTACTGGCAAGACCAAACATAAGGGTTCCGTTGCCAACATGTCCCTTGGAGGTGGCAGGGCCAAGACTCTCGACGACGCCGTTGACGCCGCTGTCGAGGCCGGCCTCCACTTTGCCGTTGCCGCCGGAAA CGACAACAAGGACGCCTGTAATTACTCCCCCGCTGCCTCCAAGTTCGCCGTCACTGTCGGTGCTTCCACCCTCGGCGATGAGCGTGCTTACTTCTCTAATCACGGCAAGTGTGTCGACATCTTTGCTCCAGGTCTCAACATTCTCTCCACCTGGATCGGCGGCAACTCCACCACAAACACCATCTCTGGTACTTCCATGGCTTCGCCCCACGTCTGCGGTCTTCTCGCTTACTTCGTCTCTATTTACGGGACTGAGTCTTTCCCTCATATTAAGAGCGACTTTAACGAGTCTCTTGCCGCTACTCGACCTTCTATCGTATCCATGGCCTATGCTCAGGCTTACGCCATGCTCCCTTCCCTAGCTCAGACCGTCCTCCCCAAGCCGGAGCTCCTACCTGTGCCCCCCAAGAATGATACTCTTACCCCCGACATGCTCAAGAAGGCGCTCGTTGGTCTTGCTACCAAAGATATGCTTAGTGACCTCCCCGAGGGGTCTCCCAACCTTTTGGCATACAACAACGCCACTCTTCCCAAGAGGAAGTAA
- a CDS encoding adaptation to pheromone during conjugation with cellular fusion-related protein, putative, whose translation MKYQQFVNSFTHPLQHEDHTPLLRLLSVHGKAAKGIADTVGAIDEKRLKNPGHTLPDLWDEIAVRHCACVYALYKTKDYTEAFNQQDKLLSLFYRWFVDQSSWVLPVLYMMLSDLRDLAEQADQTIHAETGKMPSLEICTRTVSKAFSLCATDRQFKGEESRRRGVYHTACLTIKCYFKVGKPNLCKNIIRAVVSDPKTPSVDTAPLPDQVTWHFYIGMLAFLNGEDKKADEELSWALKHCPADAKRNQELILTYLIPLRLLHGRFPSASLLSQHPRLELVFTPFINAIKNGDVEEYDRRLEWAQVRLVGMSVWLVVERAREGCLRSLFKKAWMASDKSTRVPIETFRLALKLHGVDVESDEVECMVANMIYRGYLKGYISHEKKMVVLGKTNPFPKMSTIAR comes from the exons ATGAAGTACCAGCAGTTTGTCAACAGCTTCACACACCCACTCCAACACGAAGATCACacccctcttcttcggcttTTATCTGTTCACGGCAAGGCTGCGAAGGGCATCGCCGATACGGTCGGTGCTATTGAC GAGAAGCGCTTGAAGAATCCGGGGCACACGCTGCCCGATTTGTGGGATGAAATTGCTGTACGACACTGCGCATGTGTTTACGCGCTGTACAAGACCAAGGACTATACAGAAGC CTTCAATCAACAAGACAAGCTACTATCCCTCTTTTATCGATGGTTTGTAGATCAATCATCATGGGTTTTGCCGGTTTTGTATATGATGCTGAGCGACTTGAGAGACCTCGCTGAGCAA GCCGACCAAACGATTCACGCCGAAACGGGTAAGATGCCCTCGCTTGAAATTTGCACGAGGACAGTCAGTAAGGCGTTCTCCTTGTGCGCTACCGATCG ACAATTTAAGGGGGAAGAATCAAGGAGACGGGGTGTTTACCACACAGCTTGTTTGACTATCAAGTGTTACTTCAAG GTCGGCAAGCCCAATCTCTGTAAAAATATTATAAGAGCAGTCGTCTCCGACCCCAAGACACCGTCTGTGGACACTGCGCCTTTACCGGATCAG GTTACTTGGCATTTCTACATTGGAATGTTGGCGTTTTTGAATGGAGAAGATAAGAAA GCGGATGAAGAGCTAAGCTGGGCTTTAAAGCATTGTCCTGCTGACGCAAAGCGTAACCAAGA ACTAATCCTCACATatctcatccctctccgTCTCCTACACGGCCGCTTCCCGTCTGCCTCCCTCCTTTCCCAGCACCCTCGCTTAGAACTTGTCTTCACGCCATTCATAAATGCGATCAAAAATGGGGACGTCGAAGAGTATGACCGTCGTCTCGAATGGGCCCAAGTCCGGCTGGTGGGCATGTCAGTATggctggtggtggagagagCGAGGGAGGGCTGTTTGAGGTCTCTGTTCAAGAAGGCATGGATGGCGAGTGATAAATCGACGAGGGTCCCGATAGAGACATTCAGGTTGGCATTGAAGTTGCATGGGGTGGATGTGGAGTCGGATGAGGTGGAGTGTATGGTGGCGAATATGATTTATCGA GGATATTTGAAGGGTTACATATCAcacgagaagaagatggtcgTTTTGGGCAAGACGAATCCTTTCCCAAAAATGTCCACCATCGCTAGATAA
- a CDS encoding eukaryotic translation initiation factor 6 (eif-6), putative has translation MAVRTQFENSTDIGVFSKLTNSYCLTALASSTNFYSVFEAELADVVPIVHTTIGGTRIIGRLTAGNRHGLLVPSSTTDQELQHLRNSLPPTVAIQRVEERLSALGNVIACNDYVALVHPDIDRETEEIIADTLKVEVFRQTIAGNVLVGSYCALSNQGGLVHPKTSRSELDELSSLLQVPLVAGTVNRGSEVIGAGLVVNDWCAFTGLDTTATEVSVIEATFRLQGQTSTAVINEMRDSLIDHYA, from the exons ATGGCCGTCC GTACTCAATTTGAAAACTCTACCGACATTGGTGTCTTCTCCAAGCTCACCAACTC CTACTGTCTCACAGCTCTCGCTTCTTCTACAAACTTCTACTCTGTCTTTGAAGCCGAGCTCGCCGATGTCGTGCCCATCGTCCACACCACCATCGGTGGCACCCGAATCATCGGTCGTCTCACCGCCGGTAACAGACATGGTCTTCTCGTCCCCAGCTCCACCACCGACCAAGAACTACAACATCTCCGTAACTCTCTCCCCCCCACCGTCGCCATTCAACGAGTAGAAGAGCGTCTGTCAGCTTTGGGGAACGTTATCGCTTGTAACGACTATGTGGCTTTGGTGCATCCCGACATAGATCGAGAGACAGAAGAGATTATTGCCGATACACTCAAAGTTGAAGTTTTCCGACAAACTATTGCCGGCAACGTCCTCGTTGGTTCTTACTGTGCCCTCTCAAACCAGGGAGGTCTCGTCCACCCCAAGACATCTCGATCAGAATTGGACGAGttgtcttctctcttgCAGGTCCCTCTTGTGGCGGGTACAGTGAACCGAGGTTCAGAGGTTATCGGTGCGGGGTTGGTCGTGAATGACTGGTGTGCTTTCACTGGTTTGGACACAACCGCTACCGAGGTTAGCGTTATCGAGGCTACCTTCC GATTGCAAGGACAAACTTCTACCGCTGTCATCAACGAAATGCGAGATTCCCTTATCGACCACTACGCTTAG
- a CDS encoding uracil permease, putative, whose amino-acid sequence MTTRLRVKRILKKLESDHAEGLTSTEMFLATEDLLPVKEEQKTWDGWNFASFWIADSFNLNTFTIASSMISAGLSWWQAFICVIIGYSLVGPLIVLSARPGAVHGIVFPAVCRTTFGLFGSLWPVLNRAGMAAIWWGVQGWLGGECVYVLLRAIWPSYPNIKNIMPASTETTSAYVLAFVIFWLLSLPTIWVPIHKLRWLFAAKAIVGPIVGFTLFGWSITRAGGIGPVFSQPATLSGSALGWQMLISISSCFNNMFTLVVNAPDFASRAKKPSAAVWPQLISMPLGFTVTSFLGIVIASASAPQFGTQIWDVVQIMDRMLDGASSSTRAGLVFISAGFVYVQLLLNVAANSISAGCDLTALFPRYLSIRRGGYIAAIIGICMNPWLLYTSSSTFSTYLSAYGVLLSCIAGPMITDYWFVRRGHMRVNDLYSAEKSGWYWYTWGINWRGYLGYIIGFACNAPGFINSINPNIYVPVGAQRVYYLSWITGTGISGFVYYLACLISPPPGMNRTFMEVDESKDELRVDEIARMRMPQEGVEAPEISEKKVSQEGQVSVVEAA is encoded by the exons ATGACCACAAGATTAAGAGTCAAGAGGATTctgaagaagcttgagagTGACCATGCTGAGGGTCTTACAAGTACAGAGATGTTCCTCGCAACCGAGGACCTCTTACCTGTCAAAGAGGAACAAAAGACTTGGGATGGTTGGAACTTT GCTTCTTTCTGGATCGCTGACAGTTTCAACTTAAATACATTTACTATTGCTTCATCGATGATCAGTGCAGGCCTTAGTTGGTGGCAAG CCTTCATCTGTGTCATAATCGGGTACTCCCTCGTCGGTCCGCTCATCGTCCTTAGTGCGCGTCCT GGCGCTGTCCATGGTATCGTCTTCCCTGCTGTCTGTCGTACCACGTTTGGATTATTCGGCAGTCTATGGCCTGTTCTCAACCGGGCAGGAATGGCTG CGATCTGGTGGGGCGTGCAAGGATGGCTCGGAGGTGAATGTGTTTATGTATTGCTCAGAGCGATCTGGCCAAGCTATCCCAATATCAAAAACATAATGCCTGCAAGCACCGAAACTACTTCAG CTTATGTTCTTGCCTTTGTAATTTTTTGGCTCCTTTCTTTGCCCACGATCTGGGTTCCCATCCACAAGCTTCGGTGGCTCTTCGCAGCCAAAGCAATAGTCGGCCCTATCGTGGGCTTTACTCTCTTTGGATGGTCAATCACTCGTGCAGGCGGTATTGGTCCAGTCTTCTCACAGCCTGCTACCTTGTCTGGCTCCGCTTTGGGGTGGCAGATGCTGATCAGCATCTCAAGCTGCTTCAACAACATGTTTACTCTCGTAGTCAATGCCCCTGACTTTGCCAGTAGGGCTAAGAAGCCCAGTGCTGCCGTATGGCCTCAACTGATTTCAATGCCGCTCGGCTTTACTGTCACCTCTTTCTTGGGTATCGTGATCGCTTCTGCCAGTGCTCCTCAATTTGGTACTCAGATCTGGGATGTTGTCCAG ATTATGGACAGAATGCTTGACGGTGCCTCCTCATCTACACGAGCGGGACTTGTTTTTATCTCTGCTGGTTTCGTCTACGTTCA GCTTTTGCTCAATGTTGCTGCCAACTCTATTTCTGCCGGCTGTGATTTGACTGCCCTCTTCCCTCGATACCTCTCTATTCGCAGGGGTGGATACATTGCCGCCATCATCGGTATCTGCATGAACCCCTGGTTGCTCTACacgtcttcctccaccttcagCACTTATCTCAGCGCTTATGGTGTTCTTCTCTCGTGTATTGCGGGTCCAATGATCACCGACTACTGGTTCGTTCGAAGAGGACACATGCGTGTAAACGACTTGTATTCTGCggagaagagtggatgGTACTGGTACACCTGGGGTATCAACTGGCGCGGTTATTTGGGCTACATCATCGGCTTTGCCTGTAACGCACCTGGTTTCATCAATTCTATCAACCCCAACATCTACGTCCCTGTAGGGGCCCAGCGTGTATACTACCTCTCTTGGATCACAGGTACTGGTATTTCCGGTTTTGTTTACTATCTGGCTTGTCTCATCTCTCCGCCGCCTGGAATGAACAGGACTTTCATGGAGGTTGATGAGAGTAAAGATGAGTTGAGGGTTGATGAGATTGCTAGGATGAGAATGCCGCAAGAGGGTGTGGAAGCGCCAGAGATATCGGAAAAGAAGGTCAGCCAGGAGGGCCAGGTGTCTGTGGTGGAAGCGGCGTAA
- a CDS encoding endopeptidase, putative, with product MIAPLLLLILPFALANPVPTSSPATSIAPAPTSPPVARGFSASLSHGQGAVARAKAYEKAKSKRGFFSRDVEMDDEALPPSWLLWAGARVDTKYNEGKGGFAAAYASALSKRAKNGEVTLTDHSLDTSYSASISVGTPAQTLNIVLDTGSSDLWLASTECDTTACESMDRYNPSDSSSSINLTTSFSIEYGSGSTSGSLFQDLITLGGYSVASQTFASCDDVSSGLLSSGVSGIMGLSWQALAYSKATPWWITLAKSSSWSDPLFAFYLARYRNVAGASATESDGGVANFGYLDSSMYSGDVTYVNVGDNAQYWQIEMASVTIQGSSVSLGSSNMAAIDTGTTLIGGPESVVASIYAKISGSQRMTGSYSSYYEYPCNTSVDFEITFGGYTIKITDQDFNLGRYSSDETMCTGAVYIQTLSSSSPVQWIVGDAALKNTYTVFRYSPAAVGFADLASAVASSEAAQSTTIVDASSLLAAASSTASTSVSASTSSSSSVAAASTSSARTAQTNSTASVSSEAPHVVTVSDSSTIGVASGSEATASASATDTSSGALPALGGGSKWLAIFVGVAVGVFVL from the exons ATGATCGCCCCCTtgcttctcctcatccttccctTCGCACTCGCTAACCCCGTCCCCACATCTTCCCCTGCCACCTCAATCGCTCCTGCTCCCACGTCACCCCCTGTTGCTCGAGGATTTTCAGCTAGTCTCTCACATGGCCAAGGCGCCGTCGCTCGTGCTAAAGCTTATGAGAAGGCAAAGTCCAAGCGcggcttcttttctcgaGATGTAGAGATGGATGACGAGGCTCTGCCTCCTAGCTGGTTATTATGGGCAGGTGCCAGGGTGGATACAAAATACaatgaaggaaaaggaggattCGCCGCGGCATACGCTTCGGCACTGAGCAAGAGAGCTAAAAATGGGGAGGTCAC GTTGAC TGATCACAGCTTGGATACGTCCTACTCTGCATCTATTAGCGTCGGTACTCCTGCTCAAACACTCAACATCGTCCTGGATACGGGATCTTCTGATCTATGGCTTGCTTCAACCGAGTGTGACACCACTGCTTGTGAGAGCATGGACAGATATAATCCTTCCGACAGTTCCTCCAGTATCAA tCTCACCACTAGTTTCTCAATCGAGTACGGTTCTGGTTCTACCTCTGGCTCCCTTTTCCAGGATCTCATTACCCTTGGCGGTTACTCGGTGGCTTCCCAGACCTTTGCCTCATGTGACGATGTCAGCTCTGGTCTGTTGAGTAGCGGTGTCAGCGGTATTATGGGTTTGAGTTGGCAAGCTTTGGCTTACTCCAAAG CTACTCCATGGTGGATCACTCTCGCCAAATCCTCTAGTTGGTCTGACCCTTTATTCGCATTTTACCTTGCAAGATACCGAAATGTTGCAGGTGCAAGTGCTACTGAAAGTGACGGTGGTGTCGCCAACTTTGGATATCTCGACTCCTCCATGTACTCTGGCGATGTCACCTACGTAAATGTCGGTGATAATGCTCAGTATTGGCAGATTGAGATGGCTTCTGTGACAATCCAGGGCTCTTCAGTCTCCCTCGGTTCATCCAACATGGCGGCTATCGACACTGGTACGACTCTTATCGGTGGTCCCGAATCTGTTGTTGCATCTATCTACGCCAAGATCTCTGGGTCTCAACGCATGACTGGTTCTTACTCTTCTTACTACGAGTATCCTTGCAACACTTCGGTAGACTTTGAAATCACTTTTGGCGGTTACACCATCAAAATTACCGATCAAGATTTCAACCTTGGCCGATACTCTTCTGATGAGACCATGTGCACCGGCGCTGTCTACATCCAGACCCTTTCGTCAAGCTCGCCTGTACAGTGGATCGTCGGTGATGCTGCGTTGAAGAACACCTATACCGTCTTCAGATACAGTCCCGCTGCTGTCGGTTTCGCTGATCTCGCTAGCGCAGTAGCCAGCAGTGAGGCTGCCCAGTCTACCACCATCGTCGACgcttcatctctccttgCTGCGGCGAGCAGTACTGCAAGCACGTCGGTCTCTGCATCCACTTCATCGTCCAGCAGTGTCGCCGCTGCTAGCACCAGTAGCGCGAGGACCGCGCAGACCAATTCGACCGCTTCCGTTTCTTCTGAGGCTCCTCATGTTGTCACTGTCAGCGATTCCAGCACTATTGGTGTGGCTTCTGGCTCTGAAGCAACAGCTTCAGCTTCTGCCACTGATACTTCAAGCGGCGCTTTGCCTGCCTTGGGTGGTGGTAGCAAGTGGTTGGCGATCTTTGTGGGTGTGGCAGTCGGCGTTTTCGTGCTGTAA
- a CDS encoding metacaspase, putative has product MSWNQYPGGGHHQQGGYGYRPPPPQWAQQGPPPPPNMGYRPPPPPQAYYNNPPPPQQYQRPAPQQNGYQQGGYQQQQQSQGNYRTSNGGYVPPTGAPVEASYHHTGAGYTPPSGTPQRTSAPYGAGAPIRPPSQAQHYGPQLQGQGGQSAQPYFQYSQCTGKKKALCIGINYVGSSSALAGCINDAHNVQKFLIERYGYKSEDIVMLTDDARNPRQIPTRANILAAMHWLVQGAQPNDSLFFHYSGHGGQTPDLDGDEDDGYDEVIYPLDFKTAGHIVDDDMHNIMVRPLPAGCRLTAIYDSCHSGTALDLPYIYSTEGVIKEPNLLAEAGQGLLSAGMSYLRGDTGGMLQGIMGIGKKVMNQNSGAMEKARQTKTSPADVISWSGCKDSQTSADTQEAGRATGAMSYAFIAALTKYPQQSYVQLLNTIRDELKGKYDQKPQLSASHPMDTNILFIC; this is encoded by the exons ATGTCCTGGAACCAATATCCAGGCGGTGGACACCACCAGCAAGGCGGCTACGGCTACAGaccccctccccctcagTGGGCGCAACAGGgacctcctccccctcccaatATGGG AtatcgtcctcctcctcctcctcaagcaTACTATAACAACCCTCCCCCGCCTCAGCAATACCAGCGACCGGCTCCTCAGCAAAACGGTTACCAACAAGGGGGCtatcaacagcagcaacaatcTCAGGGCAATTATAGAACAAGCAATGGAGGCTACGTACCTCCTACTGGTGCTCCTGTGGAGGCGAGCTACCATCACACTGGCGCAGGTTACACTCCTCCCAGTGGAACCCCTCAGCGAACCTCTGCGCCTTATGGAGCCGGCGCGCCGA TCCGACCACCATCCCAGGCGCAACATTATGGTCCGCAATTGCAAGGTCAAGGCGGGCAATCTGCGCAGCCTTACTTTCAGTACTCTCAAT GTACCGGTAAAAAGAAGGCTCTCTGT ATTGGTATCAACTACGTTGGCTCATCTTCGGCTCTTGCGGGGTGTATTAATGACGCGCATAACGTTCAAAAGTTCCTTATCG AGCGATACGGGTACAAGTCTGAAGACATCGTCATGCTCACAGACGACGCCCGCAACCCCCGCCAGATTCCAACTCGTGCCAACATCCTCGCCGCCATGCATTGGTTGGTCCAGGGTGCTCAGCCTAACGACTCCCTGTTCTTCCATTA CTCTGGACATGGTGGCCAAACTCCGGATTTGGATGGcgatgaggacgatggGTATGACGAGGTTATTTATCCTCTGGATTTCAAGACTGCAGGCCACattgtggatgatgaca T GCACAATATCATGGTCcgtcctcttcccgccGGTTGTCGTCTGACTGCCATCTACGACTC TTGTCACTCTGGGACCGCCCTTGACTTGCCTTACATCTATTCCACCGAAGGTGTCATTAAAGAACCCAATCTTCTCGCCGAGGCCGGTCAAGGTCTCCTTTCCGCCGGTATGTCTTATCTTCGAGGTGATACTGGCGGTATGCTCCAGGGTATCATGGGTATTGGCAAGAAGGTCATGAACCAAAACTCTGGTGCTATGGAAAAGGCACGACAGACCAAGACTTCTCCCGCGGATGTTATCAGTTGGTCCGGATGTAAGGATTCGCAAACCAGTGCCGATACGCAAGAAGCGGGCAGAGCAACAGGCGCAATGTCTTATGCGTTCATTGCTGCTTTAACCAAGTACCCCCAGCAGAGCTATGTGCAGTTATTGAATACTATCAGAGACGAATTGAAGGGCAAGTATGATCAAAAGCCTCAGTTGTCGGCAAGTCACC CCATGGATACCAACATATTGTTCATCTGTTAA
- a CDS encoding MBF1, putative, with product MSDWDKPTVIGFRQQKPTVAKGSTLNAAQRAGLVISSESKGAGQSKGPADHQRIAKLDRDDAPKPPEKVSADVGKAVATARMAIKNAEGKSMTQKELATSVNAKPQDIADLESGRAVPDQALLGKLERKLNVKLRGAKNLIGTPLHPKKK from the exons ATG TCTGACTGGGATAAGCCTACGGTCATCGGTTTCCGACAGCAGAAGCCTACTGTTGCCAAGGGATCTACTTTGAACG CTGCTCAACGAGCCGGTCTTGTCATTTCCTCGGAGTCTAAGGGTGCTGGCCAGTCAAAGGGTC CTGCCGATCATCAACGTATTGCCAAGCTTGACCGAGATGACGCCCCTAAGCCCCCAGAGAAGGTCAGCGCTGA CGTCGGTAAGGCCGTTGCTACTGCGCGAATGGCGATCAAAAACGCAGAGGGCAAGAGTATGACCCAGAAGGAGCTTGCCACTTCGGTCAACGCTAAGCCTCAAGAT ATTGCTGATCTTGAGTCTGGGCGAGCTGTGCCTGACCAAGCTCTTTTGGGCAAGCTAGAGAGAAAGCTCAATGTCAAGCTGCGTGGAGCCAAGAATCTCATTGGTAcacctctccatcccaaaAAGAAGTAA